The proteins below come from a single Chryseobacterium capnotolerans genomic window:
- a CDS encoding DUF5565 family protein, with translation MKKISTLFKKDINNLGRVINEINPENNWVFDGKAIATQKFDGSACAVINGKLYKRYDAKKGKTAPEGAIPCQEADLTTGHHPHWVECSMEKKDDQYFWEGFNALAESGKVEEGTYELIGEKVQGNPENIKGHLLVKHGNNILSLESLDFECIKNFLSNPENNMEGIVFHHTADNRMCKIRKSDFGIHRKAIKELIV, from the coding sequence ATGAAAAAGATAAGTACATTATTCAAAAAAGATATAAATAATTTAGGAAGAGTTATTAACGAAATTAATCCTGAAAACAATTGGGTTTTTGATGGAAAAGCTATTGCTACGCAAAAGTTTGATGGTTCTGCATGTGCGGTGATCAATGGTAAATTATACAAAAGATACGATGCCAAAAAAGGTAAAACAGCTCCTGAAGGTGCAATTCCATGTCAGGAAGCAGATCTTACTACAGGCCATCATCCGCATTGGGTTGAGTGTAGCATGGAGAAAAAAGATGATCAGTACTTCTGGGAAGGTTTTAATGCGTTGGCCGAATCGGGCAAGGTGGAAGAAGGTACTTACGAACTTATTGGGGAGAAAGTACAGGGGAACCCTGAAAATATTAAAGGTCATTTATTAGTAAAGCACGGAAATAATATTCTTAGTTTAGAAAGTCTGGATTTTGAATGTATCAAAAACTTTCTGAGCAATCCTGAGAATAATATGGAAGGTATTGTTTTCCATCATACAGCGGATAATCGTATGTGTAAGATCAGGAAATCTGATTTTGGTATACATAGAAAAGCGATAAAAGAACTTATTGTTTAA
- a CDS encoding 3'-5' exonuclease — MKTTENILIIDLEATCWEKYPPRGQESEIIEIGVCIMNTKTGKISQNEGILIKPQYSKVSPFCTELTTLTQNMLDTEGIMLDDAFDILRAEYDSEDLTWASYGNYDLNMLQNQARRFYLDYPLSDDHINVKTLFGQTHPTIRKSVGMQRALNELGFKLDGTHHRGVDDARNIAKILHWCLQHN; from the coding sequence ATGAAAACAACAGAAAATATACTCATTATAGACCTTGAAGCCACATGTTGGGAAAAATACCCGCCGAGAGGTCAGGAAAGTGAGATCATCGAAATCGGAGTTTGTATTATGAACACAAAAACCGGTAAGATCTCACAAAATGAAGGGATTTTAATAAAACCTCAATATTCAAAAGTAAGCCCGTTCTGTACGGAACTTACTACGCTTACCCAAAATATGCTGGATACCGAGGGAATCATGCTGGATGATGCATTCGATATTCTGAGAGCAGAATATGATTCAGAAGATTTAACCTGGGCAAGCTATGGAAACTATGATCTGAATATGCTCCAGAACCAGGCCAGAAGATTTTATCTGGATTATCCGTTAAGTGATGATCATATCAATGTCAAAACATTATTCGGGCAAACTCACCCTACCATAAGAAAAAGCGTAGGAATGCAAAGAGCGCTGAATGAACTTGGATTTAAACTAGATGGTACTCATCACAGAGGTGTAGATGATGCACGAAATATAGCCAAGATCTTGCATTGGTGTCTGCAGCATAATTAA
- a CDS encoding metallophosphoesterase family protein, whose protein sequence is MKPNIFFTADHHFGHENIIKFSERPFESMEHMNQELIKRWNERINPGDTVYHLGDFSLGKPDFTKEILDQLNGNIHLIKGNHEGAALTYPKRFASIRDYHELKIDEPDNSNGKQKIILFHYAMRTWNGSHRGVWQLYGHSHGTLPDDEMALSFDVGVDCHDFYPISYEEVKEIMKKKKWTPPFAPRE, encoded by the coding sequence ATGAAACCCAATATATTTTTCACAGCCGACCATCACTTTGGTCACGAAAATATTATAAAATTTTCCGAAAGACCCTTTGAGTCTATGGAACATATGAATCAGGAACTGATCAAAAGATGGAATGAAAGAATCAATCCGGGAGATACCGTCTACCATTTAGGAGATTTCAGTCTTGGAAAGCCAGACTTTACAAAGGAAATCTTAGATCAGCTGAACGGAAATATCCATTTGATCAAGGGGAATCACGAGGGGGCTGCTTTAACGTATCCTAAACGATTCGCCTCCATCAGAGATTATCATGAATTGAAAATTGATGAACCTGATAATAGCAACGGAAAACAGAAAATTATTCTCTTCCATTACGCCATGCGTACCTGGAATGGCTCACATCGTGGAGTCTGGCAGTTATACGGACATTCACACGGAACCTTGCCGGATGATGAAATGGCATTGAGTTTCGACGTAGGAGTAGATTGCCACGATTTTTATCCAATATCCTACGAAGAAGTCAAGGAAATCATGAAAAAGAAAAAATGGACACCACCATTTGCCCCTCGGGAGTAA
- a CDS encoding peptidase, with protein MLQAEIKSLLKEDISILIKVPNSAKHYLCDCGEASLLTVKEAQAISAILISHTHIDHFSNFDGIFRHQIGSGEKVVICGPKNIHQQIEARLKSYTWNLIAEDAIEYEIREIVSKEEINVYTLRPPYWNLEFVKTQDFLFEDEYVNVDFAILDHKTDSIAYLFKERDSITFHENASDFKKGKWISELKVAFENNDSDKEIEIEGTLYKASDLFHLLTRNEGYKLGVIMDHAADEDNYKKIKEVFNDADKVYIETFYKDSDQEFAKINYHSFASASGKIMKECKVKEAVPIHFSRRYTENDQQEIETAFYQAFQN; from the coding sequence ATGTTACAGGCAGAAATAAAAAGTCTTTTAAAAGAAGACATCAGTATATTAATAAAAGTTCCCAACTCAGCAAAGCACTATTTGTGTGATTGTGGAGAAGCAAGTTTATTAACGGTAAAGGAAGCACAGGCGATATCAGCGATATTGATCAGCCATACGCATATCGATCATTTTTCCAATTTTGACGGAATTTTCAGACATCAGATTGGAAGCGGAGAAAAAGTTGTGATCTGTGGACCAAAAAATATTCATCAGCAAATTGAAGCAAGATTAAAATCCTATACCTGGAATTTAATAGCAGAAGATGCTATTGAGTATGAGATCCGTGAAATTGTTTCTAAAGAAGAAATCAATGTTTATACCCTTCGTCCTCCTTATTGGAACCTTGAATTTGTAAAGACTCAGGATTTCCTTTTTGAAGATGAATATGTAAATGTAGATTTTGCAATTCTGGACCACAAAACAGATTCTATTGCTTACCTGTTTAAGGAAAGAGATTCTATTACTTTTCATGAAAATGCTTCTGATTTTAAGAAAGGAAAATGGATCAGTGAACTGAAAGTGGCCTTTGAAAATAATGACTCGGATAAAGAAATCGAAATAGAAGGAACTTTGTATAAAGCATCAGATTTGTTTCATTTGTTAACCAGAAATGAAGGTTACAAATTAGGAGTAATTATGGATCATGCTGCTGATGAAGACAATTATAAAAAGATAAAAGAAGTCTTCAATGATGCAGATAAAGTCTATATTGAAACATTTTATAAAGATTCGGATCAGGAATTTGCGAAGATCAATTACCACAGCTTTGCCTCTGCATCTGGAAAGATTATGAAGGAATGTAAGGTGAAAGAAGCCGTTCCTATCCATTTTTCAAGAAGATATACTGAAAACGATCAACAAGAAATTGAAACTGCTTTTTATCAAGCATTTCAAAATTAA
- a CDS encoding 3'-5' exonuclease, giving the protein MKTTNEIIIVDLEATCWDNDRIPIGQKVDIIEMGICKLNLISNTISQKQSIYVIPERSEINRFCTKLTGITPQLIEEKGIYFEEACEKIRGEYNPEALTWAGYGNFDREQIIEQCDWLGIENPFSGQYLNVMYEFKRHFRLYKSIGLKRALDHLKMNFDGNHHSGADDAYNTAKILNKILE; this is encoded by the coding sequence ATGAAAACAACCAATGAAATCATAATTGTCGATTTGGAAGCAACCTGTTGGGATAACGACAGGATTCCAATCGGACAGAAAGTTGATATTATAGAAATGGGAATTTGTAAGTTGAATCTTATATCCAATACTATTTCTCAAAAACAAAGCATTTATGTCATTCCTGAAAGATCAGAAATCAATAGATTCTGCACAAAGCTAACTGGAATTACTCCGCAATTAATAGAAGAAAAAGGAATCTATTTCGAAGAAGCCTGTGAGAAAATCAGGGGTGAGTACAATCCTGAAGCTCTCACCTGGGCCGGATATGGAAACTTCGATAGAGAACAGATCATCGAACAGTGCGATTGGCTCGGGATAGAAAATCCTTTTTCAGGACAATACCTTAATGTGATGTATGAATTCAAAAGACATTTCAGACTGTATAAATCTATTGGACTGAAAAGAGCCCTGGATCATCTGAAAATGAATTTCGACGGAAATCATCACAGCGGAGCAGACGATGCTTATAATACAGCCAAAATTCTTAATAAGATTTTGGAGTAA
- a CDS encoding RNA ligase, Rnl2 family, whose protein sequence is MIFKTYNSIENAYQSRMIDQIKMQGFGDEVFIVQEKVHGANFSFFTDGKEIKIAKRTAFIEKEEKFYNAHKILEQYRKNVINLFQKVKTIYPDIETVVIYGELFGGGYKHKEVEPVKDAIKVQAGIEYAPYNDFYAFDINLNGVTYLDTDIANSIFEETGFFYAKTLFEGTLEEALMFPNVFNSKIPTWLGLPEMNNMCEGTIIKTLKTRYFGNGARVILKNKNEKWIEKSKMVKKQDKIVQKKLDFSETAQNIWNEIQRYATVNRLNNVVSKIGEFEPKMIGKVIGLFAQDILEDFEKDFPAVFTTIEKEEQKRINKKLNSLVIDIVKEELNSAKV, encoded by the coding sequence ATGATTTTCAAAACATATAACTCTATAGAAAATGCTTACCAGAGCCGAATGATCGATCAGATCAAGATGCAGGGCTTTGGAGATGAGGTTTTCATCGTGCAGGAAAAAGTTCATGGAGCTAATTTCTCTTTCTTTACCGACGGAAAGGAAATTAAAATCGCCAAAAGAACAGCTTTCATTGAGAAAGAGGAGAAATTTTATAATGCACACAAAATTTTGGAACAATACAGAAAAAATGTAATTAATTTGTTTCAAAAAGTGAAGACAATATATCCGGATATTGAAACTGTAGTCATCTACGGTGAATTGTTCGGCGGCGGTTACAAACATAAAGAAGTAGAACCCGTAAAAGACGCAATAAAAGTGCAGGCAGGAATTGAATATGCACCTTACAACGATTTTTATGCATTCGATATTAACTTGAATGGGGTTACTTATTTGGATACGGATATTGCCAACTCAATTTTTGAGGAGACCGGATTTTTCTATGCTAAAACCTTATTTGAAGGAACTTTAGAAGAAGCTTTGATGTTCCCGAATGTTTTCAATTCTAAAATCCCAACCTGGTTAGGATTACCGGAAATGAATAACATGTGTGAAGGAACCATTATCAAAACTCTAAAAACCAGATATTTTGGAAACGGAGCCAGAGTCATTCTTAAAAATAAAAATGAAAAGTGGATCGAAAAGTCTAAAATGGTCAAAAAACAAGATAAAATTGTTCAAAAAAAGCTTGATTTCAGTGAAACTGCTCAAAATATCTGGAACGAAATCCAGAGATACGCAACAGTGAACCGTTTGAATAATGTGGTGAGCAAAATCGGCGAATTCGAACCTAAAATGATAGGAAAAGTGATTGGTCTTTTTGCGCAGGACATTTTAGAAGATTTTGAAAAAGATTTTCCGGCAGTTTTTACAACCATTGAAAAAGAAGAACAGAAAAGGATCAACAAAAAGTTGAATTCTTTAGTGATTGATATTGTGAAAGAAGAATTAAATTCAGCAAAAGTATAG